The Camelus bactrianus isolate YW-2024 breed Bactrian camel chromosome 1, ASM4877302v1, whole genome shotgun sequence genome segment TACCCCTCTTTTTATAGATCAAGAAGTGCTCAAGGTAACACACTGCTCAGGCGAGCACAGCTGAGACATGGGGAGGGCTGGTCAAACGCATGGCACTGGTCTAGTCCCCGAAGGCCAGAACTGGCCTTCCCTTTGTAGGCCATGGTGCAGCTTGTCCTGGACAAACCTCTACATCCAGACTTGCTCTGCTGTTCACACCAGTGTGGGTTTCAAGTCACCTTTGAAGTTCACGATAGGCTTTGAGCGGGCCCACAGCTTTTCCCAGGAAGCCACCCCCACTGCAGGCTCAGGGTCGGTGTCTGAGGAGTCGCTGCCACTGGAATCAGAGGAGCTTTGGAAGCAGATTTCACAGTAGGGCCGGTGGCAGCGGCAGAAGAGCTCGTCTGAGCTGCTGGATTCTGTGTCAAGGTAGCTGCATGGAGAAGACAGGGAGGGGCAGCCTGGAGACCCCGGGGACTGCAGCTGCCGCTGCTCAGGCAGGTCTGCTGGGGCTCTGGACAGGTTGGGAGCAGTGGGACAGATTGCCCGGCCAGAACCAGAAGGCCGGTAAGGAAAGGTTGCGCGGCTCCCTTGGGCTCCCTGGGGCTCTGTCTGTTGTTGTTTGCTGCCCTCCAGGGAGCCTGACTTGCCTTGAGGATCTGGGAGTAGTAAAGGCTTCCCAGAAGAGGGTCTTGGTACCCTGGAATCAGCAGTTTGGGGGTCCAGGCAGGGGCTGTCCCTGTCCTGCACGTTGAGCCCACGGTGCGCCCCAGAAACAGTTCTATTTACCTGACGGCCCCCATACAAGGGTACAGAGCCTGGAAAGTGCGAACGAGCCCGCAGTGCTGCCCTCCTTCTCCTCACCAGGTGGGGGCTGAAGCCCAGCTCCTCAGAGAGGGGCGTCTTCTGGGGGCTGTGGGCAGCGCTGCTCTTCCATGGCTGCCCTGGACAGGACAGAGGAGGGCCAAGGGCAGCCTCAGGGCCCAGGCCCAGATCTTGCAGTACTTCCTGAAGCTTCTCCCTGATCACTGCATTGACCCTTGACCGTCGCTCTTGGGGCTCCTCTGAgttccccagctgcccctgcctctgGGGAACAGAGCCTTCTCCACTTGGTATGAGGCTCTGGTGGAGGGCCACAGGGACCTGGTCTCTCTTTTCTGCACCCTGACTTTGCTCAGCCCACAGCTTCTGGTTGCAGCCCAAATTGAAATGACCAGAAAAGTCTTTCAAGTCAgaaattttctctttctgctctgaGGAGGGGCTGGCATCCTTCCTAGGCCCCTTGAGGTTCTGTACACTGGAGGAAGGCCCTGAGACACTCTGGGAGTCCCGGGTGGCTGCACGGGTATCgttctgagattcagagaggtatTCGGAAGGCCCTTGAGCTGCCAGGCTGTGGGCAGAGGCCGCGGCCAGGACATCTGTGCTGTGGGAAGAGGCAGGCGGGACAGCCCCCTCTGGAGGGTCATGGGCGCACTCAGCTGACATCAGCCTCATCAGTTTCTCTTTGGCGTTGTTTACTTGTTCCTGCAGGCTTTCAATCacagcatttttctgtgaaacaaaagcaaaaccatcaacaaaagatGCTGCCGAGGGTTTTCACACTATGTCCTAAGGTGGAGAAAGCGTGGCATTGGAGGACCTTGATTTAAATCTCAGCTTCTCTGCGTATTAGCTGGTGATCTCAGGCTCTGAGGAGGGACCCCCATGAGTGAGATGAGTTGATGCACATAAAGTGATTAGCATGACAATGGACTATGGTGCTCAATAAAGATTAACCTTGATTTACTGTTGTTGTACGATCTTAATCCCCGCGTTGTCCCCAGGCTGTGGCACTGTC includes the following:
- the GPR156 gene encoding putative G-protein coupled receptor 156 codes for the protein MEPEINCSELCDGFPGQELDRRPLHDLCRTTITSSHHSSKTVSSLSPALLGVVWTFLSCGLVLIAFFLGFTVRCRKNRIVKMSSPNLNIVTLLGSCLTYSSAYLFGIRDQGALAGSSMETLIQIRLSMLCIGTSLVFGPILGKSWRLYRVFTQRVPDKRVIIKDLQLLGLVAALVIADVILLMTWVLTDPIQCLQILSVSMTVTGRDVSCSLTSTHFCASRYSDVWIALVLGCKGLLLLYGAYLAGLTDHVSSPPVNQSLTIMVGVNLVVLAAGLLFVVTRYLHSWPNLVFGLTSGGIFVCTTAINCFIFIPQLKQWKVFEEENQTIRRMAKYFSTPSKSLHSQYGEEQNCHVRGEKNSMERLLTEKNAVIESLQEQVNNAKEKLMRLMSAECAHDPPEGAVPPASSHSTDVLAAASAHSLAAQGPSEYLSESQNDTRAATRDSQSVSGPSSSVQNLKGPRKDASPSSEQKEKISDLKDFSGHFNLGCNQKLWAEQSQGAEKRDQVPVALHQSLIPSGEGSVPQRQGQLGNSEEPQERRSRVNAVIREKLQEVLQDLGLGPEAALGPPLSCPGQPWKSSAAHSPQKTPLSEELGFSPHLVRRRRAALRARSHFPGSVPLYGGRQVNRTVSGAHRGLNVQDRDSPCLDPQTADSRVPRPSSGKPLLLPDPQGKSGSLEGSKQQQTEPQGAQGSRATFPYRPSGSGRAICPTAPNLSRAPADLPEQRQLQSPGSPGCPSLSSPCSYLDTESSSSDELFCRCHRPYCEICFQSSSDSSGSDSSDTDPEPAVGVASWEKLWARSKPIVNFKGDLKPTLV